A stretch of DNA from Acropora palmata chromosome 12, jaAcrPala1.3, whole genome shotgun sequence:
TCTACCATCCCTTCCCTACTAAGTCCTCCCATTAAGGGATCAGCCAGGGAGAAGAAGGGGTGTTGGCGGACAAAGTAAAGAATGACATACTTTGCATTCGCCGGATAAGTCGCATTCACTAGAAGCAGGAGGTTCAACTTTTCGTAGCACTTTGAAGATTTCAATATTACTTTTAAAGGTCCTAAAGATAACAATAACACAAATATATTTAGCAATGCTAAGCACAACACACAGAGAAAATGACCAGACCCACGAGTTAAGAAAAATGCGTGCAGCCAGCAATAAGCGCGGGAAATGCGTGCGaactgattggctgagaaaatAGCGTGCAGCCAGCAATAAGCGGGGGAATGCGTGCGAACTGATTGGCTGAGGAAGTGGCACCTCATTTTGCAGTTAATAGCAATCGTAGcattgaaaagctgaaaatCGCCATAAAATGAAGTGTCTTTTTTTCCGAGTTACTTTCGGCCAAAAAATGAAGGTGGGAGTTAACAGTTGTTTAATGTCGTACCTTCCTCTCAGTTGAACTACTTTTTCAAAGTCCCTTTTCTTGGTGGCTTCTTTCACTGCAAGAGTCTACAATAAGGCAAGAAACATTGCTGGCTGTCAAGCAGAGTAAGATATGAAATAAACGGGAACCAtttctttcaacaaaaaaaatggacGGTATAAGACATCCTTTATAGTCCCATACTAAAACAGGAGCCAGAGATTTCGAAAGCTTCCAAAATCAACCAGTTTAGGTGTAATACCCAACGACATCTTTGCTCGCTGTCATTTGGGATAAAAATTGATTAAAATGGCGTCACACAGAAGTGACACAAATTTGTTACGAGAATACTTTTGCTAGCGTCGAGTCCGACAATTAGAAAGTACTTTTTGCTTCTTTCGATATTTATTAtgtaagtttttttcaaattgcatTTGTCTCGCGTAACAtaagtttattcttcatttacTTTGACAATGATGCCATAGTGACATCGACACATCGTTTTGTCCATTGACCTTTTTACTTGAAATTTATGTCTCACTTAACTTACCAAAAGCTTTAGAGTTATCAATGGACCATTTTAGCTTGTAcgttgttttcccatttcagaccacgtgatgctactctaGGGAATaggttctttcaaatgtcgtcttacgcatgtgcaaatgtacgcataacttATGAAGAGACAGAAGATAAATTCCCATGAGAaaatcacgtggtctgaaatggacAGTGCTGGCCACACTTCGAACAACTATGGTCTGAATTTTGAAGGATTTCAAGTTCTAGCGCCATagcataaattgcgttcgtacCTGAGAGGATCATTCTTAGACTCATTCAAACTTATATCAGAAAGGCTCTGCCagataaacagaaaaaaaaaacttaccttCTCCACACACTCCATCAGAGGCCTTTTTGCGATCTTGTTTCCATCCAAACAGATAACGCAGGGATCAGTATCAGCTTTTGCATCGAGAACAGCAAGAGCAGCTTCAGCACCCATGCGACATGactaagaaaataataacaatattaataataataataataataataataataataataataataataataataatatgcaaTATGATGCAATAAGATGCAATATGCAATTTTCTAGTTGGAAGACGCAAGTTTCAATTTTCACGTTGCAAGATGCAAGAAGCAAATGGCAAGATGCAAGCTGCAATTTGTAAGATGCAAGGGGCTTTGAAGAAGatataagaaacaaaacgcaAGGTTCGATTTTTACGATGCAAGATACAAGATGCAAAAGAGCAAGACTTAAAATGTGAGATGCAAGATTCCATGTACAAAATACATCTGGCAAATTGCAAAATGCACCCACACAAGATTAAAGACCCAAGAAACACCAGCAAGCACCTTATGTATGTACCCACCAATATTCTGTCGAATGCCGAGGGAGCCCCACCTCTCTGTACGTGTCCAAGAATGGTAACTCTTGTGTCGTGTTGAAGCCTGCATTTGATGAGCtaacaaaggaaagaaacaaaaaaacaaaacaaaacaaaaaaaattatgaaaacacaaattcaaaccaggagccgatgagtagggaAGGCAACTCCGCTATATTCCTATCACgacgttttcatagaccgatttatttttagatcgaatttcccggGAATGAAACTCCAGTGGGAGTACCATGACCAATCGCAAGAAAacaattgacgtcactgcgtcagtGGACCGGAACTACcttttttcacaaaagaaacggtatactaaaaatagatcagtctgtaaaattgccgtgacataggcttagtatgggagttgcatggtCCTGTTCATAGCCTCCAGGTCAGACCCAATAAGTAATAGGACGCTTTGCCCATCCTTTTCTACCGTGAAGGAGATAAAATCATCCCAAAATACTTAGGATACAGGAGAGATTTGACGTTCTATTTGGCGCTGacgttgtgtttttttttttactttctttagCTTAATTCTTATAGGTATTTGTCTCAGCGTACCTCCTTAACTTGGTTCGCAGTCACAGGGTTCCCAGAATCATCTTTGGCTCCCTCTGCGACAATGACAATGCACAAACGACGTCCACTGTCTCTGACCTaggaataaattttaaaaaagaaatacgaGTTAACAGCTGTTATTACAATTGAGGCCGCAGGAAAGGCTACTTTTTGAGACTAATCAGGGGTTAATACAAATACACTGTTGACCAaacgcgaggtcaagatggctggataatTTGGCCAAGTTCTCCTTTTGCGTTTTCACGAACCTAGACTAATTCGAGATCcgtaaaaacgcaaaaagagaacgagatCAATATCCCActatcttgaccgaactagcttggttaATAAAggatttattatatggcattCCACGCCGTCATGTTGCTTTGTGATTTTACTAATGTGTTTTccggtttttgctgcaaaatgtgttcttgaAAATCatgaacatttttgttttctttgttttcaatcttgTTGAGGCTTTCGGTTTTCTCGCTTTTTACTTCCATCccgacagagaaatcacagaaaatctttctacTGTCacggaaaatattttgcaaagaaaactctCGTGCAACCGCTTCGACTTAAGCGAAATGTTATTGCAGGAACAAAACGGGCAATCCCGAGCGGGCAGTATcactccatcttgcccgctcgggtagccaatcagaacacagaattcgctgCATCTTGCtcgctcgcggagcttgccatataataaaacGGAAAATGaaccattagcctcgtttctGTGTCAAAACAGCTGGTAACTTTAATACCTGGTATCATAACTAGACTTTAGCAAATTCAGATCAGTTATTGTGTTTGtgcaggtcaaaatgatttcaaccaGGTTTGGTTCTTAATTCTCTTTTTCGCCTGTTTTTCACAAGTATTTTAGACTTTGACTTCCGGTCACGTTGTGAAGAAGACTTCCGGTCTGCGatcaggttgtcgaaacgtcaaccACTAACAAACGTCACTCATTCTGATTATCAGATTCCACAAAGGCAAACATGTTATATTTGCTCTTGGGACACAGGTCTTACTTTTTTAAGGTGATTGCACATTCTATCTTCCCATCCTTCTTTCACTGGCCATTCTGGAATGAATACCttacaaggaaaacaaaaagggagcaactacagaatacCCGTCCACTATTGTATTCTTGAGGCAGTATCCTTCTACAGAACCAGGCATATctattcatatgcaaattagtggcCGGCTATTCTGAAGTTTAACGCAAAAAGGTCATAATTTGAGATGTTACAGCATCTCACTGCAAATTACATGGCTCTTAACAAATGAGAAAGGcctcaacaaacaaaaacaagaaaactgcTAGGATCATTCACATTCGTTTCATtatgcagttcaaatacacaAATTTCATGAATTAAAATCATTGATAACAAAgaccaaacaaaaaatcatttgtCTTCGACAGCCTTCCCAAGTCAACCAGTCACCAAATGGAAGTAACTTGATGGCAGTGATGATACATTTTCTACCTCAAAACAATGCACACAAGTATCTAACCCCTTCATTGCTGTGGCATTCCAATTACTGTGGAAACTAGGGGGGATTTTGGAATTTGATACTTACATAGTCAGCTCCGACACCCAAGCCACTAACCAGGGCCAGGTAGCTAAAGAAAGGAAAGTAATGTTAATTGGTAATCATTCTATGTGTGCAGATTTGAAAGGGCAGATCATTAATAGCCTAAGCACAGCCAGACCTCacacaactttaaaatttggACTATACCAGTCTGTCTAGTAGgctaattaataataataataataataataataataataataataataataataataataatttattatgttaataataataatattgataaaaataataatagtaattattattattatcgttattattattaatattgcaaGCTAGAcccaaatgaaacaaagactCTAGCCCTTGTTTCAAGTGACGCAACAAGTCGGTCATATTGGAGTACCTGTACAAAGAAGCCCAGACATTTTAGTGTAATTTTAATGTTCATCAGGGAATTACACAACTAAAGCAGGtatttgcttcaaatttaTTTCGTCACATCAATATGGCAGCTCTTTGTGTGCAAACAATCTGTGAATATCTTACCCACAGTGCCTTCCCATCACTTCTAGCACAAATGTCCTCTGGTGgctaaaacaaaggaaacaatgTTAGCAATAATAGTTTATTTGCACTTTGAGTTGTTAATGACCTTTAATAcataaaaatcataaaatggcAAGCTCCAAGGAGGATTGACAGCTTCATACTAATGCTACAAAATGATTGTTAGggattttgtttcattataaTAGTTACAAAAGTAACATTCATATTAACTGCAATGATTGTCAaagctaataataattattgctatgtTACAGGCCGTGTTTGTCTTTCGTATATGGtttcaaacaaattcaaactAAGAAGTAAATTATCATGATTTTGGGAAAAGGACCCCAAACAGAATGACAAATGATATCTGAAACTGCTGTTGGGTATAAACCAAGAATTCCCAGCTCCTTGACACCTATCTATTACTTCAGTTCacattcataataataattattattattacttttaatGCTATTATTATCGTATCAACATAAGATGCATAATTTGCTCTACTTTTACCTAGAAGCTGTGGTCACAATTGCATCCACAGCCTCAAATATTCTGTGCAGAGCAGAGTCTGCTCCAATGGTCATATCGGTACCACAAAAATCATTGTCTATGGAGCCAACCTATAGGTGAAAATGAAGTTTCTGGTTCATGCAAAATATAGCAAAGAAGATTAAACCAAAAGAATCTTTACTCAGTGAAATTTCTATGCtacaaattaatttaaaacacttttttaTCATCACTTATTTGGCAGGAAGGCCCtggaggaaaatttcaagaacTTTcatataagaaatactgctccagtgccgtagcaagggtgatataagtgggggggcacgcaagcgCTGGAGgtgcgagccgctaggggggtctgggggcatgctcccccaaaaattttgaaatctagaggcttggaaatgctatttccagcgttctccaagagctatttgtaatttacgcatatcgcgcattatttacttcgtacagcaaaccaatgcacattgagagtataacacttgcaatgtcgattacaaaatagaaaaccgcctatctctgtatctcgaaaccagcaaatgtttcgcctgtcagagtcatcatagtaagttcgtagttattaaactgtctgagttgccttagaggcaaacgtaaaCTTCATCAGCAGGtcgttttgtgaaaacttcccaaacagttgcttgataatattttgttttcaacattttatacaggtctgtttttacttataagaaaaaaaactggggggggggggggcacggcccccccccggcccctccccttgctatgGCACTGTGTTCAAGGAATCTCATTGGCAAAAACTggagaagacaaaaaaaaactttagtCAAGTTGAGATCAACATGAACTCAGCCCAATTTTATgctgtaattattataattttagaGGTGGGAAAAGTGATTGATAACCAGTAGATCAACCAGACTTGCCAAGGTGTTATTACAGCacacacttttctttccaaatCAGGTGACATCATTTTCCATAAACTTATTCTGGAATATTAggtttaaaatttaatatgaaCATACCCTACCATTGAACCTCTattctctttttcaaattgtatAAACTCACCATTCCAACAATATTAAGAGCATTGTTGTTTGCTGCAACTTCCTTGGAAATGGCACctggggaaaaaaaatcacatccTTAAAAGTTTAATTTATAAAATCTGTACTTGGAAAAAGACTACACAAATTGCACTGAACACAGATCGAGGTTCAATAATTTAGGATTCATTAAGAATGTGATGTAATGCTGGGCCTCAATAGTTATGACGACTCAAATTTCACCaatgcttgacaaaaaaatattctaatTTCATTTTGGGCAACATTTTCCAGTTATCcattctgttttgtttttttgtttttatatatGTAATAAATCCCTTACCAGATTCCACAAGCTCTTCTAGCAGTCCTTGCCATTCTTGTCTGAAAAGGTTTGCTCCTGTTAAACTTCCATCTCCTCCAATGACAATCTGGTAAAAAAGATATCACAACAACTAATGAATTGCAAACACATCAAACCCATAACATCTCATCTGCAAGTCCACAGTTTTGTTATAGTTTTGACAACTTACAAAACTATATACATGTAACATACTGCCTTACATTTCAAAGGTTTCCGCAGATCGACCATTGAGTCTCATGCAACTTAGACTGGAAGTTGACTTGGTAGATAGAATAATTAATCAATTTGCAGTTGTGGACTTAATCTTTTCTTCTTATCACTGACATCTACTCATCCAATCATACATATACTTGTCACCATCCACATGATAATGAAAATCATTACTGTATAATTgtcaaataattatgttttacATAGTTATTAAACTCAGTTAACTCAGGTGCttctccggtttcccctctcctcaaaaaccagcatttgacttgatttttgttaattattcttaatttcattttatagTGTACCCAATTTGTACTCCAGCGCTAGAatgactagacacttaaataaaattcCTGAACTCACCAGATTGGTTATTCCTAAGGTTACCATGTTCTTAGCAGCTTTAAGTCGACCTTGTCTCTCTCTGAAGTCTGCACATCTTGCACTCCCAATCACAGTTCCACCCTTGACAGACACAACACCAACATGAAAGGTTTAGTTGTAAGTCAACAAGACTGAGTTCAATAGATTTTACAAAACAATCATGTGACAGCCAGTTCTAATATGCTCTTTTATGACATAACAAAGCAGAAAAAAGAAGCATGATAAGTCAGAAATCACAAATTTAATACACCCAAAGTGAACTCTCaggttaaaataattaatatcaCTGTTTTTACAGATGGAAGCAATTGATGGTAATTTGCCACTCACCCCACCCTGGACAGAGCTGTTGGTCCACTGCAAGTTTACCCCAAAGAGCACTTTACAGGCACCCACACAGGGCTGTCAAATGGCACCCACAACTGGCAATTAATTGCCTGTTACAGTATTTGCATTATAGTATTGTTTGATACAATTCCttacaaaaaagagaaaatatttgaGAGTTGAGAGAAATTAATGCTGGCCCTGATGCTGTCTACTAATTCAGGAATTCTCCAATActacttaatttttttgggataaaattaatgttaccACCTATAAATGGCAGGAGAGAGAAGACAAGAAAATTCTTGCCCTTAATGAAGGGGACAGCTCCGGCAGGTTTAATGTCCTCTCTccccaaaaaaaacattgtagTTCTTCACAAaacattttataaatgtttCGCGAGGTAAATAGACAGTTTACCATACTTACGACAAACAAAGATACAAACCAACTGAATTATCCCAGACATCTCCTCCCACTTGGCTTCTCTAATATTATCTCCACCATCGACAAGACCTTGGTAgccctgaaagaaaattatgcGCAGATATTTTAATTCctttattcttgtttttgaCAGAAGAGAGGCATAACTTGGATGGTCGGACCAGGTGCTCTTCAGAGCTGAAGTCTCTATTTTGATCCTTTTTCGTTGGATTGGCAATTGCTTGACAAAGCCGCCTCATACCTACACTGGAACATATGCAAAGAGCTAAATATAAACGTAgaagagaaatggtatgagcatgaatcccaaacagtaacagaaagagacaacatcacaattttgtgggatatgccaatacagacagaccgtgagataaaagccaacagaccagacattgtaataaaagacaaacaggagaaaagctgcctactcattgatatgtccatccctactgaaaagaacacttcagttaaagttactgaaaagctgtcaaaatacaaagacctcgaaatcgagattgagcgaatgtgggggatgaaggccacaacgatcccagttgtgattggagcactgggactaataaaaaagggcttggagaaatacaccaaacaaatcccaggtaacatcaaaattagtgaactacagaagattgcactgctaggaacatctcgcatcctacgaaagacactttctatcaagacttctacctcattttagccctaggcccaaggaatgggctcggctattgtgttgtaaatgggcataaagttataggaaatagaataataataataataataataataataataataataataataataataataataataataattattattataatggtGTTGATAAAAAATATTGCCCTAATTTTATAATGTGCGTCAATGGGTAATAATTTGATGATAAATGATGGATTTAACTTAAATTACACAATagcatttaatttttcaactgattgATTGACTAACACATAGAACTCAAGCTTACATAtgctaattatttattttgtaattttttttttcacattttacaCACCTCCCAGACAGTAAAGACTCTGGCTCCTGCATAAAGGCCCATGCGTACCACTGCTCTGATTGCGGCATTCATACCTGTCAACCAGAGAAACAGTTGATAATGACTCAATTGACCGGTGGTAAGTGAGATATTGTTAAACTGAGAGGAATTGTTTTGGGTAATTTCAACAAGCACCATTTAAGGAGTAAAACAAATCTAGTGAGGAGCAGGGCTgggatgggggggggggggttgggtTATTTATGGGGTTAGAGTGGGAGTTAGACTGTTTGTAGGGGTAAGGTGGGAAAAAAACCCTTAGCTAGAGTAGGGCTAGGGGGGAGCCTTTTGCCAGAGTAGGGTAGggagaaagtttttttttttcccgaataGGGTGTGGAGAGAGCCTTTTGTTAGAGTTGGGTGGGGAGAAAGCCGTGAGCATGGTTTTTGCTGGGGCTAGGTCAGGCTATTTGATGCACCTATGAACTCTATACATTTGTATCTGTCCCCAGTTACTTCTAAAAAAACACGTACTTGAGAAATTTGTTGACGCAAATTATGTTATGATTATGCCGTGGAAAAACAGTTTATGGCCTGACTGTCAGAAATTCCTTCGGGAACCACACACTGCGGGGAATAATCAACATTCTTAGAAATGCCTGCAAATGTATCGTTTTCTAAGTTTCCAGCggaacaaaaaaatgccacCCCACCCCCCTCAAAAACTAACTGATCAGTCCACATTGGGATTGACAGATCAAACGAATTTCTGTTTCTGGAAAGCGGAAAATATGCCGGCCGGCGTAAAAATCTAATGAGGGTTAAGTTTTAGTACACTACACAAACAATATAATTAACTAATTAAATCAAGCTTAGTCGACCTTTAGAACGAAATAGGAAAACAGGCGAACTGAGTTGACAAAGCATTCATGATACCGGCCGGCAGAAAatttatgttaaaaaaaaaaaaaaaaaaagtctaaataacaaataaggtttcttttgctgaaaaattgctgaaaaaaaaatcgaggTAGTACgcaaaaatgacattttaagATTATCAATTAACATGAAGCCATGCAaccagaaaataaatattgaatttaaatttcaagaaTTCGAAATTCTCTCGCATGACTATTAAAGTTCTGTTTCCAGCAAATCCAGAAGTTGTCCATTCATTGGATTTTATTTTCCTACCTTGTGCATCCCCTCCGCTTGTTAGTACGGCAATACATTGTCCAAACCCGTTTACATTCACCAGGGTTGGAAGACGAGAGCGTCCGAATGCTTCTCGCTTATTTGTACTTGTGTAAGCTGTTGCCGCATCCGTTGCTTCATAACCTGCAACAATGGATTTGATATCCTTTCTCTTGCTCACGCGCTCATTGCTAAGCATTAGCTGCTTGAGCTTCCGCGATAGTTCACATATGAGGTATAGAATAACTTGAGACATTTTTCTTCCCAATATTTACAGATGTTTAGTGTTTGCATAGATCGAAGCCTTGCGTGCAAATACTCACGCTTTAATTAAAGGCCTACTATGCGCCCGCAATATCAAAACAGCACCCGCGGATGTTCAAAGAAGAGATTACACTATCATTTATTTCTCATTGTACTGTACTTCGACAATTTGTCTGGCTTCGAGCTTCATACCCAGAAATGTCAATAAATGTCACGATGATCGTTTATCATTTGCttcagttgtttaaaaaatttctgAGCTTAAAAAAATAGATTATGACAATGCTACCACATGTGCTGAATTCCTTCCCCATTTATTTCACTtctgtttctcaaaatttcacTCACATGTTCCAGATCGATCGGACCTGAAGTGCGCATTACGTCATAAACTTTGGAGcaacgagaaaaaaagtaCCATAAATGCAACAACGAACATAAAATTTAGATGGCATACGAACGCTATTTCTACTCCAAGATGTGAGTTTCTCtctctgtattttttttaagctttcgattttcaaaaatattttctttacgatgttattgttttcaaacacagctttcacgggaaaaatgaaactttttcttgcttatttacttactattttattttgagaaaaaaaaatgtcgttTTGATGTTGTCTACCTACCTTCTCGCTTCGCTGTTTCAACTACTCGCccttttggcatttttagaCCAACATGAAGCAGATGGCCGGAAGTTCTGAAAATCGGAATATGTTTTGAGGGCACCAATTACCGCCATAAAATTCAGAGACAGCAGTAAAATGAATTCTTTAGAAACGGCCAATATTACTTGTGCCTTGAAAAGTCCGGCAGAATgaggaaattaaaatatcGAATGCAAAATATACTgaacgaaattttttaaacatcaTTCACAGAGCAAACATATTATATGTTTCTGCAAGGAAAATATTCCAACGCAAAACGCAATTCAAATTTATTCAAAGTCAAAATTGTGAGCGAAAAGCTGCTGACACATGTTAGataatatttgttttccttgtttgttgaatttgaatttaaacTTATTCAGGTTATTtctcgaaataattttttatcattcaaCTCCAGTCagcagaaaacaaataacactCAAATCGAATGCAAATGAAATATCTCACGGTATTTGTACTCCAGGAGACCAGTTTGACCGGTTTTTCACAAGCGCCACTTCGACCAGCGGTAAAAATGACTAAAAACGCTAATTTTTTCCACCGAAGAAAGCGATTAATGTTTACcaaattttgtgatttttggCGAAAACGGGTCACTTAGAGATAAACGGCAACTTAGATGAAGatgaaatttctttgtctgttgtCTATTGAAGAAAACCAGAACGTAACtacgacaaaaaaaataatgacaaaaactgACCTTAATGTATTGAAACGCTGGTCACCGCTGTATATTCATGTAGGATAGTTTGTCACGTGAGAGATAAGATAACGTTTCTTCTATTTTCTGACTGAGTTGAATAATCTCTTATTGGACGATTTAGTGAGTAATAAAGTGAGATATTTTTACTCGTCTCTTGCATTttgactcgccctacgggctcgacaaaattaattcaacgAGACTCATAAAGGAAATCGTCCAATAAGATATGtgcattgaaaaaagaaaaaaaaaaatgaaaactgggAAATGTCGAAAACGATGAAGAATATGTACTTAATACTAATCATGCAAGCCAATTGGAAGACCAAATTAATTTCTGGGAAAGTTGTACCAACTATGcttgtcaataataaaaactgAGTTCGTCTGAccattttttcaaaaccagtttttcaaacttgaaaatatagATTCTTAGGGCGCGATTgctatagaccactttcataaatggcagcgTACGTATTTGTTATTCCATTGtgtttatgttaattagatcAACTGACCTCACTTTGgattaaatattcttttgtacTTTGCCAATGGCAACGAGGTTAGAAAGACTTATTAgcatgaaaacaagagaatatTAAATTCGATCGCCAtaatgaaagaggtctataagGGTATCGGCCCGTGGGACTCTTCTCCTTTAGCCCCTTccttgaaaaggaaaatagaatgagaaaagaaaaaatggaagaaagggaaataataaaaaatataaaaatggataataaaagtaaaatgacTTACACAGCTATATAGAGATAATAATGTTGTTTTGTAGCATCCAAACAGCCACGCTCAGCTACATTGTTCCCAGGGTAAAATGTATAATGTTCGCAGCCGGTACAATATTCCCAGGGTAAAATATTCCCTGGGGAATAATGTTCCCAGCAGCTACAGTGTTCCCAGGGTAAAATTTTCACAGCGTTCAGAGAGTACAATGTTCCCTGCCGGTACAATATCCCCAGGGTAAAATATTCCCTGGGTAAGTTATTCCCTGGGAAATAATGATCCCAGAAGGTACAGTGTTCCGAGTGTAAATATTCCCAGGGGCGCCAGAGAGGATCGGGGGTGAGATTggaatctttttctttcctcattCGGTCAACccatgaaaaacaattttcgcAACTTTCAACATGTTCTTAGCTCTTCTTTTCtattatataatttatgtacacctatttaaaaaaaattcgtcgagttttttactttttttcaaaaagtaaaatttaagcgTTCAACAGCTGTcgattttcctgttttttgttCGCTAGATCAAGCTCAGTGGTGATCTGATCTCtaggaaaattaaaacaaaacaaaacaaaacaaaaaaaacaaaaaaacaatgagtCCTAAAGC
This window harbors:
- the LOC141860069 gene encoding ATP-dependent 6-phosphofructokinase, muscle type-like; this translates as MSQVILYLICELSRKLKQLMLSNERVSKRKDIKSIVAGYEATDAATAYTSTNKREAFGRSRLPTLVNVNGFGQCIAVLTSGGDAQGMNAAIRAVVRMGLYAGARVFTVWEGYQGLVDGGDNIREAKWEEMSGIIQLGGTVIGSARCADFRERQGRLKAAKNMVTLGITNLIVIGGDGSLTGANLFRQEWQGLLEELVESGAISKEVAANNNALNIVGMVGSIDNDFCGTDMTIGADSALHRIFEAVDAIVTTASSHQRTFVLEVMGRHCGYLALVSGLGVGADYVFIPEWPVKEGWEDRMCNHLKKVRDSGRRLCIVIVAEGAKDDSGNPVTANQVKELIKCRLQHDTRVTILGHVQRGGAPSAFDRILSCRMGAEAALAVLDAKADTDPCVICLDGNKIAKRPLMECVEKTLAVKEATKKRDFEKVVQLRGRTFKSNIEIFKVLRKVEPPASSECDLSGECKSGYTLAVINIGAPAGGMSTAVRAFVRSALYQGHSVLGIRDGIDGLLQDKVELLGWLHVDSWVGSGGSKLGTTRTLPSENFQNVADQFTKYDIQGLLIVGGFEAYHSLLQLAEAREEFEAFRIPMLIIPATISNNVPGTDLSLGADTALNVITEMCDRIKQSASSATRRVFVVECMGGYCGYLATMSALAGGADATYVFEDKLTLEYLKTNIEHLINKMRGSVRRGLVIRNEKCSENYTTDFIAALYREEGAGLFTVRTNVLGHVQQGGCPSPFDRIQGTRQATFAVDWLVEKIEENKKAGVVRTSSPDTACLLGIKKAANPFTPVQELKLVTDFKHRLATKQWWTELRTLQKILARYHEQLEYRREDETP